The following proteins come from a genomic window of Finegoldia magna ATCC 29328:
- a CDS encoding AIM24 family protein — MFKVKNFEDNDDVIIKEQNGAFKVVEYKRDLSVDYEQAQSSYFASEMNVRRRQLVCDVSQSNITVQAGAMQWMVGNVNSTTGIKGAGDFFKKALRGSVTGESAIKPEYTGDGLLVLEPTYKHIILLDADDWNNEIIIEDGLFLACDSELEHKAIMQSSISSAVAGGEGLFNLGLHGTGIVALESYVPREELIEITLDNDVLKIDGSMAIAWSGTLSFTVERAGKSLIGSATSGEGLVNVYRGTGKVLMAPVLE; from the coding sequence ATGTTTAAAGTTAAAAATTTTGAAGATAATGATGATGTAATAATCAAAGAACAAAATGGAGCGTTTAAAGTTGTAGAATACAAGAGGGATTTGTCGGTTGATTACGAACAAGCACAAAGCTCTTACTTCGCATCTGAAATGAATGTCAGAAGAAGACAATTGGTTTGCGATGTTTCCCAATCAAATATAACTGTGCAAGCGGGAGCTATGCAATGGATGGTTGGAAATGTCAATTCAACTACTGGAATAAAAGGAGCTGGAGATTTCTTCAAAAAAGCTTTGCGTGGTTCGGTCACTGGAGAAAGTGCAATCAAACCAGAATACACAGGTGATGGGCTTTTGGTATTGGAACCTACATACAAGCACATTATTTTGTTGGATGCAGATGATTGGAACAACGAAATCATCATTGAAGATGGATTGTTCTTGGCTTGCGATTCTGAATTGGAACACAAAGCTATCATGCAATCAAGTATTTCATCGGCTGTTGCAGGTGGCGAAGGATTGTTTAACCTTGGACTTCACGGAACAGGAATTGTCGCATTGGAATCTTATGTTCCAAGAGAAGAATTGATCGAAATAACTCTTGACAATGACGTGTTGAAAATAGATGGAAGCATGGCGATTGCTTGGAGTGGAACGTTGAGCTTTACAGTTGAAAGAGCTGGCAAATCATTGATAGGTTCCGCTACAAGTGGTGAAGGACTTGTGAATGTGTACAGAGGAACTGGAAAAGTATTGATGGCACCAGTTTTGGAG